In Paenibacillus sp. G2S3, a single window of DNA contains:
- a CDS encoding YcdB/YcdC domain-containing protein, with product MKSNNTHFVHQTAKTVLITSVAIALLLPPSLAAADTTSVSSNTTVTQVSAQAPVTTTNSEADLTKVKFTQEQAVAKLRELFPSLKDATVNNVQLGSNQSYPSPANQMIWNIQWQIQEGNMGYGFSSEIDAINGDIISTYISYPRENNESYYPPKVSQTQALEIAKAFVAKAASSVKSSDLQLNENAGYNYFSTSLFGPVQYSYYFSVMKNGLPSGLDNINIAVDGNGNVIQFSKSSQGLEYPSAQPKITLEQAQKQFAEQFDVSLFYTPIYKNGKPNNWILGWRPVDQSLYPIDALTGKRIDYEGKEYVSTPVVYSDVAKGKDVFQARTSATELTAKEAEQLVKKVAYIPADRKLISQSLRNDYQDTNRKIWQLYWGSASGNERYIGAGFPEQSSAEIDAKTGEILQYQIQTYGATQDKKKEEPAPAGGKKLSEAEAKTKVLSIINSLYPQASQKLKLLEYGDNSSVTSDGSGFRYQFIRYHKGIPVSDSNLTVSLDLYGRLISYMGNRIDGIDEITLSPEATISKKEALESYKPKYQTKLRYTQVGGYYSYNSYATPKVKLVYDTTFDESNGLYQVLDAATGKWVAVYDYLGQQDAQISATDIKGHAAEQPLSELVKYHVITPDADGKVNPDQEITVGDWLTYLVKASNPNFSNYYNNNERKTVAGVKPENSYYDAVSYAADRKWINKDQSLQIDSKLTREQLAVQLANFLKYNKLTAYLDKDVTVSQFSDSASINNKGAVALVVKLGILKDDNGKFNPQQTVTKALAATVIMKLVELQGKTDQIIGQ from the coding sequence TTGAAAAGCAATAACACTCACTTTGTTCATCAGACAGCTAAAACGGTATTGATTACTTCTGTCGCCATCGCATTATTGTTACCTCCAAGCTTGGCCGCAGCCGATACTACATCTGTTAGTAGCAACACTACGGTAACACAGGTTAGCGCACAAGCACCGGTGACTACAACGAACTCCGAGGCAGATCTTACAAAAGTGAAATTCACACAGGAGCAAGCGGTTGCGAAGCTAAGAGAACTATTCCCATCCCTAAAGGATGCAACGGTAAACAATGTTCAACTGGGATCTAACCAAAGCTACCCCTCTCCAGCAAATCAAATGATCTGGAATATTCAGTGGCAGATTCAAGAGGGGAATATGGGATATGGCTTTAGCAGTGAGATAGATGCGATTAATGGAGATATCATCAGTACGTATATTTCATACCCACGTGAGAATAACGAATCCTATTATCCACCGAAAGTATCGCAGACTCAGGCACTGGAGATCGCCAAGGCTTTTGTGGCTAAGGCTGCATCATCGGTTAAAAGCAGTGATCTGCAATTAAATGAGAATGCTGGTTATAATTATTTTTCCACCTCTTTATTCGGTCCTGTTCAATACAGCTATTACTTCAGTGTCATGAAGAATGGTCTTCCTTCTGGATTGGATAACATTAACATAGCTGTGGATGGCAACGGCAATGTAATTCAATTCTCTAAGTCTTCTCAAGGGCTTGAGTATCCGTCTGCACAGCCCAAGATTACCTTGGAGCAAGCACAGAAGCAATTTGCGGAACAGTTTGATGTAAGCCTTTTTTACACTCCTATTTATAAGAACGGAAAACCTAACAACTGGATTCTAGGCTGGCGTCCAGTGGATCAGTCTCTATATCCTATCGATGCATTGACGGGCAAGAGAATAGATTATGAAGGAAAAGAATACGTATCTACCCCAGTCGTGTATTCAGATGTAGCAAAGGGTAAGGATGTCTTTCAAGCAAGAACTTCAGCTACAGAGCTTACTGCAAAAGAAGCGGAACAGCTTGTAAAGAAGGTTGCGTATATTCCAGCAGATCGTAAATTGATCTCTCAAAGCTTAAGAAATGACTATCAGGATACGAATCGGAAGATCTGGCAGTTATATTGGGGTAGTGCTAGTGGAAATGAACGTTACATTGGTGCTGGCTTTCCAGAACAATCCTCTGCTGAGATCGATGCAAAGACCGGTGAAATATTACAGTACCAGATTCAAACCTATGGTGCTACTCAGGATAAGAAGAAGGAAGAGCCGGCTCCTGCTGGAGGGAAGAAGCTTAGTGAGGCTGAAGCTAAGACTAAAGTACTTAGTATAATTAATAGCCTGTATCCTCAGGCGAGCCAGAAGCTAAAGCTTTTAGAATATGGAGATAACTCAAGCGTGACTTCAGACGGATCAGGATTTAGATATCAGTTTATTAGATATCATAAAGGGATTCCTGTGAGTGACAGTAACCTTACGGTAAGCTTGGATCTTTACGGCAGACTGATTTCTTACATGGGGAATCGGATAGACGGTATCGATGAAATTACACTATCGCCGGAGGCTACAATTTCCAAGAAGGAAGCGCTCGAAAGTTATAAACCTAAATATCAGACTAAGCTAAGATACACTCAGGTTGGTGGATACTATAGTTATAATAGCTATGCCACGCCAAAGGTGAAGCTGGTATATGATACAACTTTTGATGAATCTAATGGATTATATCAGGTTTTAGATGCAGCCACTGGTAAATGGGTTGCGGTCTATGACTACCTCGGTCAGCAAGACGCTCAAATATCCGCAACGGATATCAAAGGCCATGCAGCGGAACAACCCTTATCAGAATTAGTAAAATACCATGTGATTACTCCGGATGCCGATGGTAAAGTGAACCCGGATCAAGAAATAACGGTTGGCGATTGGTTAACCTATCTTGTCAAGGCTTCTAATCCGAATTTCAGCAATTATTATAATAATAATGAACGGAAAACTGTGGCAGGTGTGAAGCCTGAGAATTCATATTATGATGCTGTTTCTTATGCAGCAGATCGTAAGTGGATCAACAAGGATCAAAGCCTGCAAATTGATAGTAAGTTAACCCGGGAACAGCTTGCTGTTCAGCTGGCTAATTTTTTGAAATACAACAAACTCACAGCCTATCTTGATAAAGATGTAACGGTAAGTCAGTTCAGTGATAGTGCATCTATAAACAATAAGGGTGCAGTGGCTCTTGTTGTGAAATTGGGAATCCTAAAGGATGACAACGGCAAGTTTAATCCGCAGCAGACGGTAACGAAAGCACTGGCGGCTACGGTGATTATGAAGCTAGTGGAACTGCAAGGAAAGACCGATCAGATCATTGGTCAATAA
- a CDS encoding serine hydrolase, whose translation MTDWNLQPLIDGITGLEIRSCLIIQHGKPILEHYREPEIAKELGKINSCTKSVLAALVSIAIDKQMVPPPDTPISLFFPSLKEDQDPRKREITIRHLLTMTAGFNWTEFGGQNSFPTMTRTADWIKFVLAQPLSHTPGTEMNYNSGCSQLLSAILRECSGQDVAAFAEDQLFQPLGIESYRWDSDPQGIHTGGFGLYMKPEDMLKFGLLYLQEGRWKDQQLILSDTVQKSTHPYVAATLPQKGFYGWHWWVSSFNTGTEQQPNEIPYYFALGFMGQHIIVVPSYGLVVVITADKYKKGSPANVFGRFIVPALLGQ comes from the coding sequence ATTACTGATTGGAACCTTCAGCCGCTTATAGACGGTATTACTGGCCTAGAAATTCGCAGTTGTCTAATCATTCAACATGGAAAACCTATACTGGAGCATTATCGCGAGCCAGAAATCGCTAAGGAGCTAGGTAAAATTAACTCATGCACCAAAAGCGTGCTCGCCGCCTTAGTTAGCATAGCCATAGATAAACAAATGGTTCCACCACCTGATACACCCATTTCTCTATTTTTCCCTTCATTAAAAGAGGATCAAGATCCACGAAAAAGAGAGATCACTATCCGTCACTTATTAACGATGACCGCAGGCTTTAACTGGACGGAGTTTGGGGGGCAGAATTCCTTTCCGACCATGACCAGAACCGCAGACTGGATAAAGTTTGTGCTCGCCCAGCCGCTATCTCATACGCCAGGCACTGAGATGAACTATAACTCCGGTTGCTCTCAGCTATTATCCGCTATCCTACGTGAATGTTCTGGACAAGATGTTGCAGCATTTGCCGAAGATCAGCTATTTCAGCCGCTTGGCATCGAAAGCTACCGCTGGGATAGTGATCCGCAAGGCATTCATACTGGTGGTTTTGGCCTTTACATGAAGCCAGAAGATATGCTGAAATTCGGTCTCCTTTATTTGCAAGAGGGGCGCTGGAAGGATCAGCAGCTTATCCTTTCAGATACAGTACAGAAGTCCACTCACCCTTATGTTGCAGCCACGCTACCACAGAAGGGCTTCTATGGCTGGCACTGGTGGGTATCCTCATTTAATACAGGTACAGAGCAGCAGCCGAATGAGATCCCTTATTATTTTGCGCTTGGCTTCATGGGCCAGCATATTATTGTGGTTCCATCCTACGGGCTGGTAGTAGTCATCACTGCGGATAAATACAAAAAAGGCTCACCAGCTAATGTATTCGGTCGATTTATTGTGCCAGCGCTTCTAGGGCAGTAA
- a CDS encoding carbohydrate ABC transporter permease, with product MLKESVKQVRTTNMEHLSTRLKASGKLDRVVKRSLQVLNIAFYYLVILSLTFVFLYPLLYMVSKSMMQVTDVADATVQWLPKQFSFGNYILAWDSLKFWAGFANSAIISFGSAVLQILSCSLIGYGFARYRFPGYGVCFILLLFTFLVPPQTIVVPLYLFFSDLGWINTHLPFVVPSMFGHGLKGALFVLIFIQFYRGMPKVLEEAARIDGAGAFRTYWKIMFPIAKPAMLIVFLFSVVWHWNDSFEPNTYLTTPDFYNLSQRLAMFYGSNNQAAETMSQMTSGSIGMAPTGLNQVMAACILTILPILILYLFVQRHFVESVERSGIAGE from the coding sequence ATGTTGAAGGAATCCGTAAAACAGGTTCGGACAACGAACATGGAACATCTGTCCACTCGCTTGAAGGCAAGCGGCAAGCTGGACAGAGTCGTAAAACGCTCGCTTCAGGTGCTGAATATCGCTTTTTATTACTTGGTCATTCTCAGCTTAACGTTTGTCTTCCTGTACCCCTTGTTATACATGGTGTCGAAATCGATGATGCAAGTGACTGACGTCGCCGATGCTACGGTGCAATGGCTTCCGAAACAGTTTAGTTTTGGAAACTATATTCTGGCATGGGATTCGCTTAAATTTTGGGCGGGCTTCGCGAATAGTGCGATTATTTCTTTTGGGAGTGCAGTTCTGCAAATTTTGAGCTGTTCCTTAATCGGTTATGGTTTTGCCAGATACCGGTTTCCAGGCTACGGGGTATGTTTCATTCTACTGTTGTTTACTTTTCTAGTTCCACCGCAGACGATTGTTGTCCCATTGTATTTGTTCTTTAGTGATTTGGGCTGGATCAATACACATCTGCCATTTGTGGTCCCTTCTATGTTTGGTCACGGATTGAAGGGGGCATTATTCGTTCTGATCTTTATTCAGTTCTATCGCGGAATGCCTAAAGTGTTGGAGGAAGCAGCACGTATCGACGGCGCAGGCGCATTTAGAACGTACTGGAAAATCATGTTCCCTATCGCTAAGCCAGCTATGCTGATTGTATTCTTATTCTCTGTTGTATGGCACTGGAACGATAGCTTTGAACCGAATACTTATTTAACGACGCCGGATTTCTATAATCTGTCGCAACGATTAGCGATGTTCTACGGTTCGAATAATCAGGCGGCTGAGACCATGTCGCAAATGACTTCAGGTTCTATTGGGATGGCTCCAACCGGACTGAATCAGGTCATGGCGGCGTGTATCCTAACGATTTTGCCGATTCTGATTCTGTACTTGTTCGTACAACGTCATTTCGTCGAAAGCGTGGAACGCTCTGGTATTGCCGGAGAGTAA
- a CDS encoding sugar ABC transporter permease translates to MKKSKLSMRARYFVEGYSFIGLWLVGFLVFMAVPLGRSLYYSFQDLQVSKGGLLATFVGMEHYRAAFTTDVNFLPLLKSTMVSTVTQVPLILIFSLFCAILLNRGLIGKTFFRGVFFLPVIIASGAILGKLMDQGAANLPIFYNQDLYDKLHNFIPGDILKSLLKYAESLTLVMWDSGVQILIFLAGLQTISVSLYEAAKCDGATAWESFWKITFPMIMPMMLVNTLFSIVSSFTKADNQIMSHILNVVFKNNDFGYGSAMGWIYFVFIFLVLGLVFLLFSKSLGATEGRK, encoded by the coding sequence GTGAAAAAATCAAAGTTATCGATGCGAGCGCGTTATTTCGTTGAAGGATATTCCTTCATCGGCCTGTGGCTGGTCGGATTTCTGGTGTTTATGGCTGTTCCGCTGGGCCGTTCCTTGTATTACTCCTTTCAGGATCTCCAAGTGAGTAAGGGTGGCTTGCTGGCCACTTTTGTCGGGATGGAGCATTATCGCGCTGCTTTTACTACAGATGTTAATTTCTTGCCTTTGCTCAAGTCGACGATGGTGTCGACGGTGACTCAGGTTCCATTAATTCTTATCTTTTCACTGTTCTGCGCGATTTTGCTGAATCGTGGATTGATTGGAAAAACCTTTTTCCGCGGCGTGTTCTTTTTACCCGTCATCATTGCTTCAGGTGCAATTCTGGGGAAATTGATGGATCAGGGTGCTGCAAATTTACCGATTTTTTATAATCAGGATTTATACGATAAGCTTCATAACTTTATCCCCGGCGACATTCTGAAGTCTTTGCTGAAATATGCAGAATCTTTAACGCTGGTGATGTGGGATTCCGGCGTGCAAATTCTGATTTTTCTAGCGGGGTTACAGACGATTTCTGTTTCGCTCTATGAAGCGGCCAAATGTGACGGAGCAACGGCTTGGGAAAGCTTTTGGAAAATCACCTTTCCGATGATTATGCCGATGATGCTCGTAAACACATTGTTCAGTATCGTCAGTTCATTCACGAAGGCGGACAATCAAATCATGAGTCATATTTTAAATGTCGTCTTTAAAAATAATGATTTTGGGTATGGCTCAGCGATGGGGTGGATTTATTTTGTGTTTATTTTCTTGGTTCTGGGCTTGGTCTTCCTGCTGTTCAGCAAGTCGCTCGGTGCCACCGAAGGGAGGAAGTAG
- a CDS encoding DUF5696 domain-containing protein, producing MIKNMKVRGILCIVVMMLFAVINVQPLHSSADPSTAAQSVQTEEGKEAAQEETAASSNEPVEVQDTAVQVVEATAPAAERTPATVAAPVQKAELQPVTPGTKALENDRYILYVDEKSGNLRITDKITNKEWLGSPQLERTAMPNIKKYTTAPIYARYTQGADITQIYPLKDEDSSVSVAIEPDVVRAVFSFESLKLSFALEYRLTANGFETSIPQEYLKEEGSAKFTSLEVLPFFHAAREDADGAMMLPDGSGALLDFRKDHPAYLKGYSEYIYGGDETFVKQNHEITDNSWQKAAPLKKAIALPVFGIYQGDTGYLAIVTKGDTDAKINGVPSGIRAISLYRASSEFTLRKDDVIFVGNSGQIPYYQGEMIKTDRSVRYVLLQGEDANYVGMAKEYRNYLMEEKKIKEVVLENTPLYLQVLGGISRDEVIGSTFIEATTFKQIKTMIDQYQAEGVAQLEITIEGWSKNGLYGNQPEQFPVEKKLGGSKGLKELQEYASGKGVNLYLKANYVKPYQDSNSVKASRDAVRGINREVLKQYVYYLSTRWNTDDYFYLMKPSVIAKRSNAELSKFQELGIKGVQFEHFGSLLYSDEDNKSNTDRQLTEDTYVNALDTFRNSELNTAVDYGFAYTLGHVNRIDEAPLDSSQFVYTDRAIPFYQLVLHGLVPYTASPVNLYDDSSNQTLRALEYGALPSYELTYAPTSDLQRTMADTLFSSSVENWLASSVQNYLELKEVYDSIRNQQMTNHEQLQSKVFRTTYANGVSIIVNYNEQSVDVSGQSVEAYSYAVTGG from the coding sequence ATGATAAAAAATATGAAAGTGCGGGGCATTCTCTGTATTGTTGTGATGATGCTGTTCGCAGTTATAAATGTTCAACCCCTACACAGTTCCGCCGATCCGTCCACCGCTGCGCAGTCTGTTCAGACTGAAGAAGGCAAAGAGGCTGCACAAGAGGAAACAGCGGCGTCGTCGAATGAACCAGTTGAAGTGCAGGACACAGCGGTGCAAGTAGTAGAGGCTACAGCCCCAGCTGCAGAGCGGACTCCAGCCACTGTAGCAGCACCTGTTCAGAAGGCTGAGCTGCAGCCGGTCACGCCTGGAACGAAAGCGTTGGAGAACGACCGCTATATATTGTATGTGGATGAGAAATCGGGAAATCTTCGCATCACTGACAAAATCACAAACAAGGAATGGCTTGGATCTCCACAGCTGGAGCGCACGGCCATGCCTAATATTAAGAAATATACGACCGCACCGATTTATGCGAGATATACACAAGGGGCAGACATTACCCAAATCTATCCCCTTAAAGATGAGGATTCTTCTGTCTCTGTAGCCATTGAGCCAGATGTTGTTCGTGCTGTATTCTCTTTTGAAAGTCTGAAGCTGTCCTTTGCTCTGGAGTACAGACTGACTGCTAACGGATTTGAAACTTCCATTCCACAGGAGTACTTGAAGGAAGAGGGGAGCGCGAAGTTCACAAGCCTTGAGGTCTTGCCATTTTTTCATGCTGCTAGAGAAGATGCGGATGGCGCAATGATGCTTCCAGATGGTTCGGGAGCATTGCTGGACTTTCGTAAAGATCATCCCGCTTATTTGAAAGGTTATTCTGAGTACATTTACGGCGGGGACGAAACCTTCGTGAAACAAAATCATGAAATTACGGATAACTCTTGGCAAAAAGCGGCGCCGCTTAAGAAAGCTATCGCATTGCCAGTGTTTGGCATCTATCAGGGAGACACCGGATATTTAGCCATTGTCACTAAGGGAGATACCGACGCAAAAATCAACGGTGTTCCTTCAGGCATTCGCGCAATTTCGCTTTATAGAGCATCAAGCGAATTTACCCTGCGCAAGGATGATGTTATTTTTGTCGGGAATTCTGGACAAATTCCTTACTATCAGGGTGAGATGATCAAAACCGATCGTAGCGTACGTTATGTTCTACTCCAAGGAGAGGACGCCAATTACGTTGGCATGGCGAAGGAATACCGTAATTACTTAATGGAAGAAAAGAAGATTAAAGAAGTGGTTCTTGAGAATACGCCACTATATCTTCAAGTGCTAGGTGGGATTTCTCGTGATGAAGTCATCGGTTCAACCTTCATTGAAGCAACTACGTTTAAACAAATCAAGACCATGATTGATCAGTATCAGGCCGAGGGTGTTGCTCAGCTTGAGATTACGATCGAGGGATGGTCCAAGAATGGTCTATACGGCAACCAACCAGAACAATTTCCGGTTGAGAAGAAGCTTGGGGGCAGCAAGGGGCTGAAAGAACTTCAGGAATATGCTTCAGGTAAAGGTGTAAATCTCTATTTGAAGGCTAATTACGTGAAGCCTTACCAAGATAGCAATAGTGTGAAGGCAAGTAGAGATGCTGTGCGGGGAATCAATCGGGAAGTCTTGAAGCAATACGTCTACTATCTCTCCACACGGTGGAATACGGATGATTATTTCTATTTGATGAAACCGAGTGTGATCGCAAAACGCAGTAATGCTGAGCTGAGTAAGTTTCAGGAATTAGGGATTAAGGGCGTTCAATTTGAACACTTTGGAAGCTTGTTATATTCCGATGAGGATAACAAATCCAATACGGACCGCCAGCTTACAGAAGATACTTATGTTAATGCATTGGATACCTTCCGCAATAGCGAGCTTAACACGGCAGTGGATTATGGGTTTGCCTATACACTCGGACATGTGAACCGGATTGATGAGGCGCCACTCGATTCCAGCCAATTTGTTTATACGGATCGGGCAATTCCGTTCTACCAGCTGGTGTTACACGGCTTAGTGCCTTATACAGCAAGCCCTGTCAATCTGTACGATGATTCCAGTAATCAAACATTACGGGCGCTGGAATATGGAGCCCTTCCAAGTTATGAATTAACTTATGCTCCCACTAGCGATCTTCAGAGAACCATGGCTGATACGCTGTTCAGCTCCAGTGTTGAGAACTGGCTGGCGTCTTCCGTGCAGAATTATCTCGAACTGAAAGAGGTCTATGACAGCATTCGCAACCAGCAAATGACGAATCATGAGCAGCTGCAAAGTAAGGTCTTTCGGACGACTTATGCAAACGGTGTGAGCATTATAGTGAACTATAATGAGCAGTCCGTCGACGTGTCAGGTCAGAGCGTCGAGGCATACAGCTATGCGGTAACAGGAGGATGA
- a CDS encoding YIP1 family protein: MNTLRMIHQVVVHPYQFYNDIQGKQRILWIQGIAIVLLTFVARMISILITGYAFQTREPHEISMFHEFIWLIVPWLTWCVSNWGVSTIMDGEGKFKEIFVGSAFALVPYMLFIIPVTLLTLVLSLDEASTFNLLHKFVILWVAWLILMKVKILHDFEIRKVIFITIISVIGIAIIWFVGILLFGISNQFVSFIIVLLKELRLRA, translated from the coding sequence ATGAACACCTTGCGAATGATTCATCAGGTTGTAGTTCATCCTTATCAGTTCTATAACGACATTCAGGGAAAGCAACGGATCCTTTGGATACAGGGAATTGCAATCGTTCTGCTGACTTTTGTGGCACGAATGATCTCTATTCTGATTACGGGGTATGCATTCCAGACTAGAGAACCGCATGAAATCTCTATGTTTCATGAGTTCATTTGGCTTATCGTTCCTTGGTTGACCTGGTGTGTCTCGAACTGGGGTGTCAGTACAATCATGGACGGTGAGGGGAAGTTCAAGGAGATTTTTGTGGGCAGTGCCTTTGCGCTGGTGCCTTACATGCTCTTTATTATTCCAGTTACGCTGCTTACGTTGGTCCTTTCACTGGATGAAGCTTCAACCTTCAATCTGCTGCATAAGTTTGTGATCCTATGGGTCGCTTGGTTGATTTTGATGAAAGTGAAAATCCTACATGATTTTGAGATTCGCAAGGTTATTTTTATAACCATAATCAGTGTAATAGGAATCGCCATTATCTGGTTCGTAGGCATCTTGCTGTTTGGTATTTCCAATCAATTTGTTTCATTTATTATCGTTCTGCTCAAAGAGTTGAGATTGCGCGCGTAA
- a CDS encoding NHL repeat-containing protein, with translation MMIGRNVKKMLLTGLLMTLTLPVLLLPGQVLAGEAPYEGYTWNQSGNEVRSINGYLYDSSIDPTGSDTGSFKNPESLFISNDDSIYVVDTGNSRIVHMDKDGRLLNLIGDTEGSGKLQEPKGIFVKDDGTVYVADTKNARIAIFDKKGKFVKEFLKPDSPLLGANFSYSPSKLVVDKRDYMYVVSDGNTQGLLQIDSGGKFKGFYGANHVGFSWTRLLIKLVATKEQQNQLATVKPSEFSNVDLDEEGFIYSTTLGEEYNQIKRLSPVGVDTLNIGQRWYGDYYSDGPFSMASFMGISIDENGFITALDLQSSKVFQYDKLGNLLFSFGGIGDQNGLFVTPSAVDQTSDGMIYVVDKGRGRIDRFRTTPFADLVHKASLLYVDGSYDDAQSLWQEVLRLNANYDMAYQAIGKALYKAEQYKESMSYFKLSNSKADYSSAFREYRKLYIREHFTYFFAGGIGLFLLLFWSAPRLYRRFHSWLYKGNQAVLDPAKGEIG, from the coding sequence ATGATGATAGGACGTAATGTGAAAAAAATGCTGCTGACAGGATTACTGATGACGCTGACTCTGCCAGTGCTGCTTCTTCCGGGGCAGGTGCTAGCTGGTGAAGCTCCATATGAGGGATATACGTGGAATCAGTCCGGCAATGAGGTCCGTTCGATTAATGGTTACCTCTACGATTCTTCTATCGATCCAACGGGATCAGATACCGGGTCCTTCAAAAATCCGGAATCGCTGTTTATAAGCAATGACGATTCAATCTATGTGGTGGACACGGGGAACAGCCGTATTGTTCATATGGATAAGGATGGTCGTCTGCTAAATCTGATCGGCGATACGGAGGGCAGCGGGAAGCTGCAGGAGCCGAAGGGGATTTTTGTTAAGGACGATGGAACCGTGTATGTAGCAGATACGAAAAATGCTCGTATTGCTATTTTTGATAAAAAAGGCAAGTTCGTCAAAGAGTTTCTGAAGCCCGACAGTCCACTGCTAGGTGCTAATTTCTCTTATTCTCCTTCTAAGCTAGTCGTAGATAAACGGGATTATATGTACGTGGTGAGCGATGGCAACACGCAGGGTTTGCTGCAGATTGATTCTGGCGGTAAGTTCAAAGGCTTCTATGGAGCGAACCATGTGGGCTTCTCTTGGACACGACTCTTAATTAAGCTGGTGGCCACCAAAGAGCAGCAGAACCAGCTGGCGACGGTTAAGCCTTCTGAATTCTCCAACGTGGATTTGGATGAAGAAGGATTTATCTACAGTACAACCTTGGGTGAAGAGTACAACCAGATCAAGCGATTATCTCCGGTAGGCGTAGATACGCTTAACATCGGTCAACGCTGGTACGGCGATTATTACTCTGACGGTCCGTTCAGTATGGCCTCCTTTATGGGGATCAGTATCGATGAAAATGGATTTATAACCGCGCTGGATTTGCAGTCCAGTAAAGTCTTCCAATATGACAAGCTGGGAAATTTGTTATTCAGCTTCGGCGGGATCGGGGATCAGAACGGACTATTCGTGACCCCATCGGCTGTAGATCAAACCTCTGATGGAATGATCTATGTGGTGGATAAAGGACGGGGCAGAATCGATCGCTTTCGGACCACGCCATTTGCAGATTTGGTTCATAAGGCGTCCCTGCTATACGTAGATGGCAGCTATGATGATGCGCAATCCTTATGGCAAGAGGTGCTGCGGTTAAACGCCAACTATGACATGGCATATCAGGCTATCGGAAAAGCGCTCTATAAAGCAGAGCAATATAAGGAATCTATGAGCTATTTCAAGCTTTCAAATTCCAAAGCTGATTATTCATCCGCTTTCCGCGAATACCGCAAATTGTATATCCGGGAGCACTTTACTTATTTCTTTGCCGGCGGAATCGGGCTGTTCTTGTTACTGTTCTGGAGTGCGCCGAGATTATACCGGAGATTCCATTCCTGGCTGTATAAAGGTAACCAGGCTGTATTGGACCCGGCAAAGGGGGAAATTGGATGA
- a CDS encoding carbohydrate ABC transporter permease produces MHKLNLRRIDYGGIFLYLFLTVFGLIMLLPLVYMAVTALKPTSELFLFPPRFFVVNPTLVNFRDLLLITGTSAVPFSRFIFNSVIVTSGIVVGGVLISAMAAYPLAKHNMPFKSAIFNMIVAALMFSPLVLQIPQYLLISRSGLMNSYFAMILPYLAAPMGMFLMTQFLRQLPDALLEAARIDGASEWKVFWVVVIPMLKPAISTFALFSFISAWNDPYPSMVYTTVQEMKTLPLAIQTISGGAGVVARVGTLAAASFLMILPTILVFILTQRMVLQTMAHSGLKE; encoded by the coding sequence ATGCACAAATTAAATTTACGGCGTATTGATTATGGAGGCATCTTTTTATATCTGTTCTTAACGGTGTTTGGCTTAATTATGCTGCTGCCACTTGTCTATATGGCAGTGACCGCTTTAAAGCCAACTAGTGAATTGTTCCTGTTCCCGCCGCGGTTCTTCGTAGTGAATCCGACGTTGGTGAACTTTCGTGATTTGCTGTTAATTACCGGAACATCGGCGGTGCCGTTCTCACGGTTTATCTTTAATAGTGTGATCGTTACATCGGGGATTGTGGTCGGTGGTGTCTTAATTTCGGCGATGGCGGCTTATCCGCTTGCCAAGCATAATATGCCATTTAAAAGCGCTATCTTTAATATGATCGTGGCGGCGCTAATGTTCTCGCCATTGGTATTGCAAATTCCACAATATCTGCTGATTAGTCGCAGCGGATTAATGAATTCTTATTTTGCAATGATCCTACCTTATCTGGCTGCGCCAATGGGAATGTTCCTTATGACCCAGTTCCTGCGGCAGCTTCCAGATGCTTTACTAGAGGCGGCCCGCATAGATGGCGCTTCTGAATGGAAGGTATTCTGGGTTGTGGTGATACCGATGCTTAAGCCGGCGATTTCGACTTTTGCCTTATTTAGCTTCATTTCTGCTTGGAACGATCCGTACCCTTCAATGGTTTATACGACAGTTCAAGAAATGAAGACGTTACCTCTTGCCATCCAGACCATTAGCGGTGGTGCCGGGGTTGTAGCTAGGGTAGGTACGCTGGCGGCAGCGAGCTTCTTGATGATTCTCCCGACTATTCTTGTCTTTATATTAACGCAGCGAATGGTGCTTCAAACAATGGCCCATTCGGGGCTGAAGGAATAG